Proteins encoded within one genomic window of Streptomyces sp. NBC_01237:
- a CDS encoding DUF5958 family protein, whose protein sequence is MDERTVMLNELAQGLRPIGQGVEWFEALPGQEQFEVLRDLGGHCIQARATVEDGPESVRIAGIRPTHTPAVLITRGQLAGQLTKIINLPQDERVKAFRLLVALLGVADKRRRERFCADGCTHAWHQLAAGADTEAATA, encoded by the coding sequence ATGGACGAGCGCACGGTCATGTTGAACGAGCTCGCGCAGGGCCTGCGCCCAATCGGGCAGGGTGTCGAGTGGTTCGAAGCCCTGCCCGGTCAGGAGCAGTTCGAGGTCCTTCGGGATCTGGGTGGACATTGCATCCAGGCGCGGGCGACGGTGGAGGACGGGCCCGAGAGCGTGCGGATCGCCGGTATCCGGCCAACCCACACGCCGGCGGTGCTGATCACGCGCGGGCAGTTGGCCGGGCAGCTGACAAAGATCATCAATCTGCCGCAGGACGAGCGCGTGAAGGCGTTTCGGCTGCTGGTCGCGCTGCTGGGGGTGGCGGACAAGCGCCGCCGCGAGCGGTTCTGCGCAGACGGATGCACCCATGCCTGGCACCAGTTGGCGGCAGGGGCCGATACGGAAGCGGCCACCGCGTGA